Genomic window ([Empedobacter] haloabium):
CGGCTCGGCCAGCAGACGCCGCTGTCGGCCACGCTGGGCATCGACTACAAGACGCGCGACGCCAAGCTGACAACCGGCGCCAGCTTCGCGTTCCGGACCGGCGGCCCGGTACGCATCGATACCAACCAGACGGGCTACCAGTCGGTGCGGCGCGAGCTCGACGTTTATGCGCTGTGGAAGTTCTCGCCGCAATACCAGCTGCGCGTGGCCGTGTCGAATGCGCTGGGCCAGGATTATTTCTACGATAACGCCTACCGCGACGCCAGCGGCGTGCGCCGCCGTGCGGGCACGTATGCCGGTTATCCGCAGGGCAGGGCGACGCTGGAAATGCGCTTCTGAAAGGCGGCGCCCGGGCATGGCCGGCGGCCGCGAATGTCCGGGACAATAGCCGGGCCCAATTCACATCCATTCAAGTGGCGACGTCATGCGCGTCGCCGCCTTGTCGCCATTCAAGGCGGCACCCGTCTTTGTCCGGTATCAGTTAATCGGCCGAGCCACGCTTAATTACCCTGGAGGTTTCGTTGCATACTGCACGAATAAACCTGGAATAAGTTCTGCATCTTATGGTAAATTGGCGGTACATTCAATTCTCACAGATTGTCACACCCCCGGTTTTACCCGGTTTCACACCTACGAAGGATAAGACATGACGACCTACCAGGAATACCAGGCCAAGATCGCCGAATTGCAGAAAGCGGCCGAAACGGCGCGCAAAAACGAAATCGCGCAGGCCAAGGAACAAATTGCAAGCATCATGCGTGAATACAATCTCACGCTGGCCGACCTGGGCCCTGCCGTCAAAGCCGCGAAACCCGTCAAACCACGCGCTCCCGTACCGATGAAATACCGTGACGATGTTACCGGCCAGACCTGGACCGGCCGCGGCCGCGCCCCGAAGTGGCTGGAAGGCCGCAAGAAGGAAGATTTCCTGATCAAGCAGTAAGCGGTACCTGCCGGCGCGCGTTTCGTTGCGCAATATCGCGCCGGCATTTGCGTTGCTTCAACACGAGTAGCGCGGAGCGTTTAATCCGGACGTGCATCCAATAGCGGCCGCGCTCGTGATCGCGCAAAGCGGTCGCTGACGATAAGGCGGTAAATTTCCGCTACCGGCGGTAACACGTGCCGATGCGGTCGTCACGGCGTACGGCCAATCAGGCCGGCGGTGCATGGCCATTCCCATGGCGGCAATTGTGCGAGCAGGTCTGCGAGGCTGTCGGCTATTTGCCACATTCGCCCGGCGCGGGCTGCCGATATTCGCGAACTTATCCGTGCAGCGCCTTGACCCAGGTCAGCGGTCATTTCCAGATTTGTCGCTCACAGGCGACACCCGTCGTCCCGGCAATACCGCCGCGGCCACTCATATATATTCCGTCGCGATAAGCCGCTTCGTAATGACGGAGCGGCTGCCGTTCGTGCGCCGGGCGCTGTCCATGCGGGCGTCAGCGCTTTGCGATGTATGCGAAGATGGCCGCCATGATTCCTCTCTTCCCGCTCAACACGATCCTGTTTCCGGACGGCCGCCTGGCCCTGCAGGTGTTCGAGGTGCGCTACCTGGACATGATCAAGAAGTGCATCGCCAACGGCGAGGAATTCGGCATCGTGCCGCTGGCGCAGGGCGACGAAGTGCGCAAGCCGGGCCAGCACGAGGCGCTGTGCAGCGTGGGCACCCTGGCGCGCGTGGTCGAGTGGACGGCGCCGCTGCCCGGCCTGATGCAGATCACCTGCCTTGGCACGCAGCGCTTTCGCATCGAGACGGCCACGCAGCTGCCGCACGGACTGTGGATGGCCGAGATCACCCGCCTGCCGGACGACCTGGCCATTCCGATCCCGAACGACCAGCAGGACGTGGCCAACGCGCTGGGATCGCTGATCCGCACGCTGCAGCAGCGCGGCGTGACGGGCGCGCAGATGCCGATGCAGCCGCCTTACCGGCTCGACGACAGCGGCTGGGTCGCCAACCGCTGGTGCGAGCTGCTGCAGCTGGACATGGTGCAGAAGGAGCTCTTGCTGGCGCAGGAAAATCCCGTGCTGCGGCTGGAGCTGGTACAGGATGCGCTGACCGAAAACGGTCTCTTGAACTGACCTGGTCAGGCCGGATGCGGTGGCGGCGTGGCGTGCGCCCGCACCGACCACGTCACGCCGAGCACCAGCAGCGCGATGGCCGCCATTTCCAGCGGCCGGGGCCACTGCGCCCGCCAGATGAAGCCGTACAGCAGCGCGAACAGCGTCTCGAACAGGATCAGCTGGCCCGATAGCGTGACCGGCACGCGCCGGCTGGCCACGTTCCACAACTGGTTGCCGATCACCGAGGCGCCCAGGGCCAGCAGGCCGTTGAACAGCCAGAACTTGCCCCAGTCGCGCCCGGTGGCGATGGCGCCGGCACCTGTCACGTCGTCGTGCCACAGCGCGAGGGCCAGCGCGCCGATGACCAGCGCCAGCAGGCCCGACGTCAGGCCGTACAGCGCCGACCATTCGCCGCTGCTGAAATGCGGGTTGCGCTTCAGGTAGCGCGCATTGTCCACCGCGTACCACGTCCAGCAGGCCAGCGCGCCGGCTGCCGCCAGCACGCCGGCCAAGGTCTGCCACAGCGGCCGGCCGGCCGCTTGCGCGTGCAGGAAGGTATCGACATTGACGCAGGCGATGCCGGCGCCGACGATCAGCAGCGGCAGCGCCAGCTGGCGCAGCGGCACGGCGCCATGGTCCTTGCGCCCCATCAGCGTGACGGAGATTGGCAGCACGCCGATGATCAGCGACGTCGGCGCCACCCCGGCCAGGCGCACGCCCAGCGCCAGCAGCATGTAATACACGATGTTGCCGCTCAAGGCCTGGCGCAGCAGCGCCTGCAGGTCGGCCCGGTCCAGCCTCGTGGCCAGGCCACCCAGCTTGGGCAGCAGCAGCGCCAGCGCCATGGCACCGTAGGCCAGGTAGCGGCCCACGGCCAGTTCCAGCGGCGTGAATGCCGTCAGCAGTTCCGGCACGATGAACACCATGCCCCACAATGCGCCCGCCAGCAGGCCGCACGTCACTCCTTGCCACATGTTCGGTCTTTCTTGTCGTTAAAGCGGCGACAGTGTCGCACAGCTTGCGCTAACGTGTGCCGGACCAATCGGAGAGCATCATGAGCAGGAGGGCACCATGAATGACAGGAACGCCATCGCGGCGCTGCGCCAGCACGCGCGGCCGCTGGCCAATGCGGACGACTTCGACGCGGTGCTGGAAACCATCGGCGACGCTTCGATCGTGCTGCTGGGCGAAGCCACACATGGCACGCGCGAGTTCTACCGGCTGCGCGCGGAAATCAGCAAGCGGCTGATCGTGGAGAAGGGCTTCGACGCCATCGCGGTCGAGGCGGACTGGCCGGACGCGCTGCGCGTGAGCCGCTACGTCCAGCATGGCGGCGACGACATGACGGCGGAAGGCGCGCTGGGCGGCTTCAAGCGCTTCCCGCAATGGATGTGGCGCAACCAGGAGATCGTCGAACTGGTCAACTGGCTGCGCGTGCACAACGGTCACGTGGCCAGCAACGCGCGCCGCGTCGGCTTCTATGGCCTGGACCTGTACAGCCTGGCGCAATCGATGCACGCGGTGATCGACTATCTGCAGCAGGCCGACCCGGAGGCGGCCGAACGGGCGCGCCAGCGCTACGCCTGCATCGACCATATGGCGGAAGATCCGCAGCGCTACGGCTACGCCACCACGTTCGGCATGAAGGAGGATTGCGAACGCGAAGTGATGCGCAAGCTGACCGAGCTGACGCGCCAGGCCAATGCCCACCTCGCGCAAGGGGCCGGCCAGGTGCCGGACGAACTGTTCTATGCGCAGCAGAACGCGCGCGTGGCGCGCAACGCGGAGACCTACTACCGCTCGATGTTCCAGAGCCGCGACGAGTCCTGGAACGTGCGCGACTCGCACATGGCGGAAACGCTGGAAGCGCTGCGCGAGCACATCGCCCAGCGTACCGGCAAGCCGGCCAAGGTGGTCGTGTGGGCGCACAACTCGCACCTGGGCGACGCCCGCGCCACCGAGATGGGCGAGGGCGGGCAGCTGAACCTGGGCCAGCTGGTGCGCGAACGCTACCGCCCGGAGGACACCTTCCTGCTGGGGTTCACGACGCATACGGGCACCGTGACGGCGGCCACCGACTGGGATGGCCCGGCCGAGTTGAAGCAGGTGGTGCCGTCGCGCCCGGACAGCGTCGAGCGCCTGCTGCACGAGGTGGCGACAGCCAGCGGCATGCCGCAGTTCCTGCTGCCGATGAAGGGCCGCGACAGTGCCCTGGCGCGCCTGCCCAAGCGGCTGCTGGAGCGCGCCATCGGTGTCATCTACCGGCCGGACACGGAGCGCTACAGCCACTACTTCCATGCGGAGGTGGCGCAGCAGTTCGACGCGCTGATCCACGTCGACCGCAGCACGGCCTTGCAGCCGCTGGAGCGCTCGGCGCTGTGGCAGCTGGACGAGGTGCCGGAGACGTATCCGTCCGGGCTGTGATCAGACGAACAGGAAGGCGCCGAGGTTGACGGCGACCGTCAGCCAGAAGCGCAGCTGGAAGGAGGTCTTCGCGCTCTTGTGGCGCAGGCGGCGCTGCGCCAGCAGCGCGGCGGGCCAGCCGCCCAGCAGGCCCAGCAGCAACAGGGTGTTTTCCGGCGTGCGGCGACGGCCGGCGCGGGCGGCCGCCTTGTCGCGGGCGTAGGCCAGGTAGGTGAGCAGGTTCAGCGCGGCCAGGAGGGCGGCGCCTATGAGATAGTAGTTCAGCATCAGGCTTGGGGTCTGTCCCTTCGGGACTGACCCCGAAGTTTGTCAGCGGTCCGCGTAACAACTCAGGGTCAGTCCCCTGCGGGGAGCGTAGCAGGGGTTTCGAGGCGCGCCGCGCCGCGCCTGCGCAGCGGTGCGGGCCTACCAGCCCGCACCAAGACCCCGGAGTTCGTCAGCGCTCCACATAAGGGCTTACGGTCTTTCCCTGCATGGGGACTCACCCCGGTTTTCATCGCAATGGCCGAGCCGCCGATTAAAACCAGGGTCAGTCCCGAAGGGACAGACCCTAAGCCCGGTCAGCAGCGACGGGCCATAGTCCAGATCAAAAATACGACAGCCCCAAAGCCGCCTTCACCTCATCGGCCGTCTGCGCCGCCACCTCGCGCGCGCGCAGCGTGCCCTCTTTGAGCAGCTGCATGACGTAACCCTTGTCCTTGGCGAACTCCTCGCGGCGCGCGCGGATCGGGCCCAGCAGCTCCTGCAGCACCGCTTCCAGGCGCTTCTTGACGACCGAGTCGCCCAGGCCGCCGCGCACGTAGTGCGCTTTCATCTCTTCCAGCGCCGCCTTGTCCGGGTCGAACGCATCCAGGTAGATGAACGCCACATTGCCTTCCAGGTGGCCGGGGTCCTGCACGCGCAGGTGCAGCGGGTCGGTGTAGACCTTCTTGACGGCGGCCGTGATCTCGTCGGCCGAGGCGCCCAGGTTGATCGTGTTGCCCAGCGATTTGCTCATCTTGGCCTTGCCGTCGATGCCCGGCAGGCGGCCGATTTCCGGCACCAGCGCCTTGCACTCGACCAGCACGTCCTTGTTCGCCAGGCGGTTGAAGCGGCGCACGATCTCGTTGGTCTGCTCGATCATCGGGATCTGGTCTTCGCCCACCGGCACGATCGACGCCTTGAAGGCGGAAATGTCGGCGGCCTGGGAGGCCGGGTAAGTCAGGAAGCCGGCCGGGATGTCGCGCTCGAAGCCGCGCAGCACGATTTCCGCCTTGACGGTCGGATTGCGCTCCAGGCGCGCCACCGTCACCATGTTCAGGTAGTAGAACGTCAGCTCGGCCAGTTCCGGGATCTGCGACTGGATCAGGATGGTCGACTTGGCCGGGTCGATGCCGACCGCCAGGTAGTCCAGCGCCACCTCGACGACGTTGCGGTGCACCTTGTTGGTGTCGTCCATATTGTCCGTCAGCGCCTGCGAGTCGGCCAGCATGATGTACTGCTTGTACTGGTGCTGGTACTCGACGCGGCTGCGCAGGCTGCCGACGAAGTGGCCCAGGTGCAGCGGCCCGGTGGGGCGGTCGCCCGTCAGGATGACGGCGGGCGTGGTGCTCTTGGCCGCGTCGGCGGCGCTGATCACGGAAGACTCGGAGGTTGCGGCGACGGATTCGGTGGTGGTGTCGGTCATGGCGTTCCTGGTTCGGTTGCCCCGACCGGCCGCGCCAATGAAAACGCCACCTGGCAGGGGCGGCGTTGAGATGGGTATCACATCACTTTGCAGTGGCCGCGCGCTGGGAGCGGCGCCACCAGGGCGTGGCGGTGCGGTTGGCGTGATGGGATGGATGAAAATTCATGCCCGTATGTTTACAGGTTGGCGCCGCCCTGTCAAGCAGCGGGCGGCGCCAGCACTTTAGTGGCGGCGCGCATTGTCCGGGCGATCGTCGTGGCGGTTCGGCACGCCGTCGCCGTCACGGTCGCGGTCGTAGCGGTTCGGCACGCCGTCGCGGTCGCGGTCACCGGCGCGCCAGCCGCCACGCTCGAACGCCCAGCGGCCATCGCGTTCATGCCAGGCCGGCGCATTCCAGTGCTGGCCGGGGCGGGCGCGCACGTATGCGCCGCGATGCCAGCTGTAGCGTTGGCCGGTCCATTGCCAGTAGCCGGGCGTCCAGACGTAACCATGGCGGGCGGCCGGCACGTGTTCATGGCGCGGCGGGGGCGGCGCCTCGCGCACGACGATCACGGCGGCGCTGGCCAGGGGCAGGGCGGCGGCAAGCAGGGTGGCGATCAGCAGCTTTTTCATGATGGGCTCCTCGGGTTGCGATGGCTCCATCATGACGCCCAGGTGTAACGCCAGTGTGCCCGCTGCCATTTAGCTTGTAAGCAATTGTTTCGTTGCATACATGGCAACTGCACGGTAGTATGTTTATCTTCAAAACAATACCGGAGATTCCATGCGCCTGCGCACCCTTGCCCTGGCTTCGTCCCTGCTTGCCACATCCGCCCTGGCCCAGACCCCACCGATGGCACCCGATATCGGCGCCAGGTTCGAGGCGCCGCTTGATGCCCACGACTACGTCAAGCGCGTGGTCATGATCCCGATGCGCGACGGCGTCAAGCTGCATACGATCATCCTGGTACCGAAGGGCGCACAGCGCGCGCCGATGCTGCTGACGCGCACGCCGTACAACGCGGCCGGGCGCACCAGCCGCGCCGTCAGCCCGAACATGCTGGCGACCTTGCCGGCGGGCGACGAGACGATGGTGCGGGCCGGCTATATCCGTGTGTTCCAGGACGTGCGCGGCAAGTACGGCTCGGAGGGCGACTACGTGATGACGCGCCCGCTGCGCGGACCGCTGAACAACACGAAGACCGATCACGCGACCGACGCCTGGGACACGATCGAGTGGCTGGTCAAGAACGTCAAGGAAAGCAATGGCAAGGTCGGCATGCTGGGCTCCTCGTACGAGGGCTTCACGGTGCTGATGGCGCTGGCCGATCCGCACCCGGCGCTGAAGGTGGCGGTGCCGATGAGCCCCATGGTGGACGGCTGGCGCGGCGACGACTGGTTCCACAACGGCGCCTTCCGCGTCAACACGTTGCACTACATCGCCAGCCAGACTACGGCGCGCGGCAGCGGCAGCGAGCTGGCGACCGGCGTCTACGACGACTACGACAGCGTGCTGCGCGGCGGCTCGGTCGCGGATTATGCCAAGCGGTTCGGCCTGGACAAGCTCAACTACACGAAGAAGCTGTTCGAGCACCCGGCCTACGACAGCTACTGGCAGCACCAGGCGCTCGATCGCATCCTGGGCGCGCGCAAGCTGACGGTGCCGACCATGACGGTGGTCGGCCAGTGGGACCAGGAGGACATCTACGGCGCGTATGCCGTCTATGGCGCGCTGGAGGCCCAGGACGCGGACAACAAGCGCAACTACCTGGTGATCGGGCCATGGCGCCACAGCGGCGTCAATTACGACGGCTCCAGCCTGGGCGCGCTGAAGTTCACCGGCGACACGGCGCTGGAATTCCGCCGCGACGTCATGCAGCCTTTCCTCGACCAGTACCTGAAGGACGGCGCCCCGGCAGCCGACACGCCGCCGGTGCTGTCCTACCAGACCGGCAGCAACCGCTGGCAGCGGCTGCCGCGCTGGCCGCTGGCGGCATCGACGTCGACAGTTTACCTGCAGGGCGGATTCGGACTCGATTTCAAGCAGCCGGCCGCTGGCGCGGCCTATGACGAATACGTAGCCGATCCCGCCAAGCCGGTGCCGTTCGTACCACGCCCGGTGCGCATGGGCGACCGTGACGTCTGGCAGCCCTGGCTGGTGCGCGACCAGCGCTTCGTGGCGGACCGGCCGGACGTGCTGAGCTACGTGTCGGCGCCGCTGAAGGCGCCGATGCAGCTGTCCGGCGCGCCGGTCGTCAACCTGTTTGCCGCCACGTCGGGCACGGACGCGGACTGGGTGGTCAAGGTGATCGACGTGTATCCGGACGAGATGCCGAACCAGCCCGCCATGGGCGGCTTCCAGCTGCCGCTGTCGATGGACATCTTCCGCGGCCGCTACCGCAACAGCCTGGAAAGCCCGGCGCCGATGGTGGCGAACCGGGTCGAGCGCTACCGCTTCGCGCTGCCGAACGTGAACCACGTGATCCAGCCGGGCCACCGGCTGATGGTGCAGATCCAGTCCAGCTGGTTCCCACTGTACGACCGCAACCCGCAAAGCTACGTGCCGAACATCTTCCACGCCAAGGCGGCCGATTACGTCAAGGCGACGCAGCGGGTGTATCACGCGCCGGATGCGGCCAGCTCGGTCGAGCTGCCGGTGGTGGTGCATCCGCCGTTCTAAAAGGCGTAACCCATGGTGTCAGGCACCTATCTGAGGGTCGAAGACCCTCAGATAGGTGCCTGACACCGGTGTTTCGCCTGTCCCCCGTGCTTCTACTGCGCCGGCTTCAAATGGATGTGATGGTCGCGGAAGTACTTGCGCGCGACAGCGATGGCGATCGCCTGCATCGCCGCGCACACGAAGAAGGTGACGCCGATGCGCCAGTCCGATGGCGGCAGGTGGCTCACTTCGCCCAGCAGCACGCCGCCCACCAGCGGCATGATGATGACGCCCACGCTGCCGATCGACTGCAGTGAACCCATCAACTCGCCCTGTTCGTCGGCCGGCGTGGCCTTCGACACGATGCCCTGCAGCGCCGGGCCGGCGGCGAACGCCAGCAGGTTGCACAGGATGAAGACGTACATCATCCAGCCCTGTGTCGCCAGGCCATACAGCAGGTAGGTGATGGCGCCCGAGGTCAGCCCCAGCAGCGACAGCCGCACCTCGCCGAACTTGCGGATGAAGACACCGAGCAGGCCGGCCTGCACGACGGCGGCCGCCACGCCCACGCAGAACAGCGCCAGGCCGTTCTGGCTGGGCGTCCAGCCGAAGCGGAAGTTGGTGTACAACACCCAGGTCGAGTGCAGCATCATCTGCGCCAGCGTCACCAGGGTGTAGACGATGACGAGGCCGCGGATGTCCTGCCGGCGCGCCAGCTTGAGCAGGCCCGCCAGCGGATTGACGCGGGTCAGGCGGAACTTGCCGCGGCGCGCTTGCGGCAGCGACTCCGGCACGAAGAACCAGCCATAGACGAAGTTCGCCGCCGACAGCGCCGCCGCCACGTAGAACGGCAGGTGCAGGTCGATCCCGCCCAGCAGGCCCCCCAGCATCGGCCCGGCGATGAAGCCCAGGCCAAAGGCGGCGCCGATCTTGCCGAAGCTCTTGGCGCGGTTGTCGTGAGTGGAAATGTCGGACGCGTAGGCCGACGCCACCGACATGCTGGCCGACGACATCCCGCCGATGACGCGGCCGATGAACAGGCAGGCCAGGTTCGGCGCCCAGGCGGTGGCCAGGAAGTTCAGGCTCATGCCGGCCATCGAATACAGCAGCACGGGACGGCGGCCGATGCGGTCGCTGATCGCTCCCAGCATCGGCATGAAGATGAACTGCATCAGGCCGAAGGTGGCGCCGAGGATGCCGTACCAGAGCGTCTGCTCTTCGCGCGAGCCGACGTATTCGCCCACCAGGATCGGCAGCACCGGCACGATCAGGCCGATGCCCAGCATGTCGATGAAGACGCAGACGAGGACAAAGCCAAGCCTGCCGGGCGATGCGGCGGCGACGAGGGCGGGGTCGGGACGGGAATCGTTCATGGTCGGCAATCGGTCAATGTTGGGTCAGGCGCCTTGCCATTCGGCGATGAAGTCGGCGCGGAAGTCCTGCAGCTGGCGCAGGCGCGCCTCGCCCAGGCGCCGCCCGGCGGCGGTGCGCATCGTGCCGGGCAGCGTGGCCAGCTTGACGACGATGTGGTCGAGCGAATAGGCCTTGTCGTCCAGCACGCGGTGCAGCCCGGCCGGATCGCTGTCGTGCGCCAGCGCGCTGCCCATGCGCCCGGCCGTGTAGAACATGCGCGCCAGGCCGACGGCGCCGAGCGCGTCGAGCCGGTCGGCGTCCTGCACGATGCGTGCCTCGATGGTGTGCGGTTCGAGGTTGGCCGAAAAGCTGTGCGTCTCGATCGCGTGCGCCACGCCGGGCAGGAGTGCGGCGGGGAAGGCCAGTTCCGTCAGCTGGGCGCAGGCCAGTTGCGCCGCCTGGCGCGAAGCCAGGTGACGCTCCGGATGGTTCTTCGGCAGGTTGACGAGGTCGTGCAGGTAACAGGCCGCCAGCACGACGAGGGCGTCCGCCTCGGGATGATCCGCCAGCAGCCGGCGCGCATTGCCCCACACCCGATGCAGGTGGTTGAGGTCATGGGCGCCATCGTCGCCGGTGGCGGCGCATGCCAGCACTTCCAGTCGTGGTTGCCAAACGGATAACAGCTCGGTGTGCTTCAGATTCATCGGTGATCAGCATGGACGGCGGGGTGTTGCATTGTGCCACGAACGGCCGCCGGACAGTGCCGAGCCGACAAGATTGCTCTGGTTTCGATGTTGCTGTATGGAATTTCTGTCGCCAAATATCTTGGCTTACGGTAACATTTCGCCTGTTATTCAATTTCCGCGATCCACTTCCGGTCGCGCAGGCCCAAGGAAACGCCGCCATGTCCCATACCGAAACCGCCACGCCAACGTTGCCGTCCGAATACCTCGCCTTCACCCTTGGCAAGGAAGAATATGGCATCGACATCCAGAAGGTCAGCGAGATCCGCAGCTACGAGAACCCGACCCGGATCGCCAGCGCGCCCGAGTTCGTCAAGGGCGTGATCAACCTGCGCGGCATCATCGTGCCGATCGTCGACATGCGCATCCGCTTCGCGCTGGGGGCGCCCGACTACGGTCCGTTCACCGTCGTCATCATCCTCAATATCGGCACCCGTGTGGTCGGCATGGTGGTCGATGCCGTATCGGATGTGACGACATTGACGCCGGACCAGATCAAGTCGGCGCCGGACATGGGCTCGACGCTGAACACGGAGCACATCGTCGGCCTGGGCACGGTGGAAGAGCGCATGCTGATCCTGGTCGACATCGACAAGCTGATGTCGAGCGAGGAGATGGGCCTGATCGAGCGGCTCGCCGCCTGAGCGGGAGCGCTGCACGGCAGGGGGCAGCCTGTCGTGCAGCGCTCCCGCTCAGGCGCCGGACCGCTCGGGCGCAGCCACGCTGATGCCGTCCAGCGCCCGCTGCGACAACCGGTCCGCGTCGCCGTTGCGATGGCGCGGTACCCAGCGCAGCGCCACCTCCCCGATCCGCACCAGCAGCGCCGTCGCCACCGCCCGGTGGTGCGCCAGGCTGACCGCCGCGGCGCCGGCCGGCAGCAGCATGTCGTGCACGACGACCTGGCTGTCGCCATACACCGCCAGCGGCGCCAGTCCGCGCGCCGCGGCTTCCTCCAGCAATCCGATCAAGGCCAGGTATTCGGCATCGGCGCTGCTGCCTTCGCCGGCGCGGCGGCTGATTTCGATCCGCTCGCCATCGGGCCCGAGCAGCAGGGCGCCGATGCCGATGCGGCCCGGATTGGGCGTGGCGGAGCCGTCGAACCAGGCCTGCCACTGGCCTGGCGCGGGCGGCACGGCGCGGCGCGCCAGGCGGGCGGCGGCGGCCAGGGCTTGCAGGGCGGCTTTGCGGGACAAGGGGGCGGGCAGTGCGAAAGCCGGCAACGCGGCGGCAGGGAGGTCGGGCACGGACATCGGGCAGGCAAAGCGACGATTGTACGCAAGAAGGGCCATCCGTGGATGGCCCTGGTGATGCGGGTCGCTCAGTTGCGGTAGGGATTGCCTGGCCGGTAGTCATACCGGTTCGGCACCCCGTCGCCATCGCGGTCGCGGTCATAGCGGTTCGGCACGCCGTCGTGATCCTGGTCGCGGCCGCCGCGCTCGCGCCAGCCGTTGTGTTCCCAATGGCGGCGCGGGGCATGGTCCCAGCCGCTGTGCCAGCGCCGGTCGTAGCGGCCGTCGTGGCGATCGTAGCGATTCGGCACGCCGTCGCCGTCGCGGTCGCGGTCATAGCGGTTCGGCACGCCATCGTGGTCCATGTCGCCGCGCGGGCTCCGGCGGTTCCAGCGTGCTTCCTCGTAAGCCCAGCCGCCATGCCGCTCGACCCAGCGCGGTCCCACGTAAGCATAGCCGGCCCGTTCGCGCACCCAGTTGCCGCCATGCCAGATGTGGCGGCGGCCGTCCCAGCCCCAGTAGCCGGGCGCCCACACATAGCCGGCGCGCTCGTATGGCACCACTTCGTAGCGCACCGGTGGCGGCGGGGTGCCGATGATCAGGTTGACGTCCACCTGGGCCATCGCCTGCGTCGGCAGCAATGCGGCCGAGCCGGTGGCCAGGAGGGCGGCTGCAAGGATGGTTGGCTTGATCATGATGTTCTCTCCGTGTTCGTGGCGGCGCTCTGTTGCTGGCCCGATGAAGCCACTATAGCGCGCCACGTGGAGGAACATTGCGCCTGATTCAGTTTTTTACAAATGCGCGAGATTTGTCACAGCGCCGGCTTGTCCGGCGCTGCCTGGGCCTTCTCGTCCGCGCTGAGGCGCTTGCCGCGCACGATGACGACCGGTACCGACGGCACGCTCACCAGCTGACTGACGCGGTGCGGTTCCGCCCGGGGCGCCTGGTCGGGATGGGTGAGCCCCAGGAAGGGGGCGGCGGCGGCCACCGCGACGGCCAGCACGACGGTGCCGACAAACACAGCTTCCGCATTACGCACGACGTTCATGATGATTCCTTTCC
Coding sequences:
- a CDS encoding MFS transporter, which translates into the protein MNDSRPDPALVAAASPGRLGFVLVCVFIDMLGIGLIVPVLPILVGEYVGSREEQTLWYGILGATFGLMQFIFMPMLGAISDRIGRRPVLLYSMAGMSLNFLATAWAPNLACLFIGRVIGGMSSASMSVASAYASDISTHDNRAKSFGKIGAAFGLGFIAGPMLGGLLGGIDLHLPFYVAAALSAANFVYGWFFVPESLPQARRGKFRLTRVNPLAGLLKLARRQDIRGLVIVYTLVTLAQMMLHSTWVLYTNFRFGWTPSQNGLALFCVGVAAAVVQAGLLGVFIRKFGEVRLSLLGLTSGAITYLLYGLATQGWMMYVFILCNLLAFAAGPALQGIVSKATPADEQGELMGSLQSIGSVGVIIMPLVGGVLLGEVSHLPPSDWRIGVTFFVCAAMQAIAIAVARKYFRDHHIHLKPAQ
- a CDS encoding HD domain-containing protein; amino-acid sequence: MNLKHTELLSVWQPRLEVLACAATGDDGAHDLNHLHRVWGNARRLLADHPEADALVVLAACYLHDLVNLPKNHPERHLASRQAAQLACAQLTELAFPAALLPGVAHAIETHSFSANLEPHTIEARIVQDADRLDALGAVGLARMFYTAGRMGSALAHDSDPAGLHRVLDDKAYSLDHIVVKLATLPGTMRTAAGRRLGEARLRQLQDFRADFIAEWQGA
- a CDS encoding chemotaxis protein CheW codes for the protein MSHTETATPTLPSEYLAFTLGKEEYGIDIQKVSEIRSYENPTRIASAPEFVKGVINLRGIIVPIVDMRIRFALGAPDYGPFTVVIILNIGTRVVGMVVDAVSDVTTLTPDQIKSAPDMGSTLNTEHIVGLGTVEERMLILVDIDKLMSSEEMGLIERLAA
- a CDS encoding ribonuclease HI family protein translates to MSRKAALQALAAAARLARRAVPPAPGQWQAWFDGSATPNPGRIGIGALLLGPDGERIEISRRAGEGSSADAEYLALIGLLEEAAARGLAPLAVYGDSQVVVHDMLLPAGAAAVSLAHHRAVATALLVRIGEVALRWVPRHRNGDADRLSQRALDGISVAAPERSGA
- a CDS encoding YXWGXW repeat-containing protein; this encodes MIKPTILAAALLATGSAALLPTQAMAQVDVNLIIGTPPPPVRYEVVPYERAGYVWAPGYWGWDGRRHIWHGGNWVRERAGYAYVGPRWVERHGGWAYEEARWNRRSPRGDMDHDGVPNRYDRDRDGDGVPNRYDRHDGRYDRRWHSGWDHAPRRHWEHNGWRERGGRDQDHDGVPNRYDRDRDGDGVPNRYDYRPGNPYRN